The segment GAGCGTCGCCGGATCCTTCAGCGGCTCGCCGACGATCTGGTAGTCGCGGCCGGCCGGCTTGTCGAGGAAACCGTCCTGCGCGGTCTGCGCTTCCTGCACCGCCGCGTCGAGACGCCCGGCGACGAGATCGCCGTAGATCTGGTCCTGGTCCTGATATGACACGACGGCCACGCCCGCATTGGCCCAGTGCGCCTTCAGGAAATCCTCCTGCGACGAGCCCTGCAGCACGCCGACGTGCTTGCCGCGCAGGCTCGCGACGTCCGGCCGCAGCGGCGAGCCACGCCTGGCGACCATCACGATCGGCACCACGTAGATCGCCGGCGTGAAATCGATGCTCTGCTTGCGCTTCGCGGTGATGTTCATCGCCGAGTTGATCGCGTCGAACTTGCGCGCCTGCAGCGCCGGGATCAGGCCGTCGAACGCATTCTCGACCCACACGCATTTCATGTTCAGCTTCGCGCACACCGCGTTGCCGATATCGACGTCGAAACCCTGCAACTGGCCGGCCGGCGTCTTGCTCTCGAACGGCGGATAGGCGGCTTCGATCCCGAAGCGCAACGTGGTCTGTTCCGCGTGGGCCGTGACGGCCGCGCACGCAAGCGCCGCGACGGCGCAGAGGGAAAGCTTCCAGTTCATGACGGTCCTTCTGTTCTGGATTGAGGCGATGAAGATCGGTCGCGCGACACCCGCAACCGGGCGCCGGATCGGCATTCGATGCAGGCGGCGGCCGGATGGCGACGTACCGTGTCCTGCACGCGAAATATAGACTTAAAGTCTATATTAGACTATAGGGAATACGAGAATCGTGTGCCGTCACGTCGCGCCGAAATTTCGTCGATCGTCAAAAACACCGTTGATTTCCCGGTGTTTTTCATGAAGACGGCAACGACACAAAGTCTCGAAAAGAAAAATTCTCCGGATTTCATTTGTCTATATTAGACTTTTTGTCCATCACGAACACCGCCGGGCACCGTCTTTCGAGACTTTCCTGTCCGGCCCCGACCGGAGATGTCCCCATGACGCAAACCGTCCCGACCCTGCCGCTGACTGTCGACGAAGCCGCGGTGCGCGCGGCCCTGCCGTCGCTCGACGTGCTCGGCACGCTGCGCCGCATGTTCGCGTCGCTCGCCTCGGCGCGCGCGGTGCAGCCGCCGCAGACCCTCACGCTGTTTCCCGACCAGGCCGGCGACTTCATCACGTATCTCGGCGCGCTCGCCGACGAGCAGGTGTTCGGCGCGAAGCTGTCCCCGTACGTCGTGACGGGCGCCGGACCCGACGGGAGGCCGATCGTCACCGCGTGGACCGCGCTGATGTCGATGCGCACCGGCCAGCCGCTGATGTGGTGCGACGCGGGGCTGCTGACCGTCGAACGCACGGCCGGCACGACCGCGCTCGCGGTCGACTGCCTCGCGCCGCGCGACGCGCGCCATCTGGCGATCGTCGGCGCGGGCGCGGTCGGCCTCGCGCACCTGCGGCACACCGCGGCATTGCGCGACTGGGAGACGATCCGCGTGTACTCGCCCGCGCTTGCCGGCGACGCGGCGCTGCAGGCGACGCTCGCCGAACTCGACCCGCGTGCACGCGCGGCTGCGAGTATCGAAGCCTGCGTGCGCGACGCGGACGTCGTGATGCTGTGCACGTCGT is part of the Burkholderia pyrrocinia genome and harbors:
- a CDS encoding ABC transporter substrate-binding protein, with amino-acid sequence MNWKLSLCAVAALACAAVTAHAEQTTLRFGIEAAYPPFESKTPAGQLQGFDVDIGNAVCAKLNMKCVWVENAFDGLIPALQARKFDAINSAMNITAKRKQSIDFTPAIYVVPIVMVARRGSPLRPDVASLRGKHVGVLQGSSQEDFLKAHWANAGVAVVSYQDQDQIYGDLVAGRLDAAVQEAQTAQDGFLDKPAGRDYQIVGEPLKDPATLGEGTGFGMRKGDKALQAKIVGALDALKKDGTLGALSQKYFKRDIVAK
- a CDS encoding ornithine cyclodeaminase family protein; the encoded protein is MTQTVPTLPLTVDEAAVRAALPSLDVLGTLRRMFASLASARAVQPPQTLTLFPDQAGDFITYLGALADEQVFGAKLSPYVVTGAGPDGRPIVTAWTALMSMRTGQPLMWCDAGLLTVERTAGTTALAVDCLAPRDARHLAIVGAGAVGLAHLRHTAALRDWETIRVYSPALAGDAALQATLAELDPRARAAASIEACVRDADVVMLCTSSGTPVLGDGMLTRPALVTSISTNVARAHEIPPAWLPDMDVYCDYRHTTPASAGEMQIAAADHGWEAARIVGDLPALVAGTCAAPSRTRHALFRSIGLGLEDIAIAHALYTHLTRA